A single window of Polaribacter sp. SA4-10 DNA harbors:
- a CDS encoding DUF5916 domain-containing protein, giving the protein MKYSFITFFFCVLISINSTAQEINSEVITKRIYTTKPLKNKPIIDGDVSEAAWNVVEWSTDFVQKTPNEGVAPTHQTKFKVMYDAKYLYVAIVAFDENPELIQQRLTRRDGFAGDRVNVIIDSYHDKRTAFVFTTTAAGVKGEEIATQNGGNWDESWNPIWYTDAKVNDKGWAAEMKIPFSQLRFGKAKEQIWGFNINRTIFRKNERSLWQRIPNDQSGFISEAGELHGLIDLVPQKQLEIQPFTVLQYDNYEAEAGNPYRDGSDFKVNGGLDAKIGITNDLTLDLTINPDFGQVEADPGAIALDGFQIFFQEQRPFFVENKNIFDFKFANGRDNLFYSRRIGRNPHRTANLADGEFSKEPINSTILGAAKFSGKTQNGWSLGVLESVTANEYTEVREVDGETREEIVEPLTNYFVARAQKDFNKRNTFIGGIFTATNRNLDGNFSELHKAAYSGGIDFRHNWKNRAYYIEGNAILSHVLGSEEAIENTQRSIARYFQRVDATHVEVDPTRTSLTGTGGRIEAGKQGGGNWRYNGGFVWRSPELELNDVGFLRQTDEVIQFSNLRYLWQVPTKTYRDIQLRIEQFNTYDFDGNHNRTQYEFQGNINWINNWSTEIGFGHKPRIFGNSFLRGGPRWRFADENFGFLFFGSDKSKKMSFTLGYVDGVSKENVVDFKKYVVRMNYQPFDSFNLSLETELEKTEDKTQYVSERDFGNEKRYILGKINNQSWTTTLRMNYSINPNMSIQFYGQPYIARGRYSNFNYVNNPTSESINDKVILYTSNQISEGLNADGTSIYNIDENLDAASDYSFEKPDYSYVQFRTNLVARWEYIPGSELFFVWARGGVGAGDSRNSLTKSFRNQIIDRPLEDTFLIKATYRFVR; this is encoded by the coding sequence ATGAAATATTCATTTATAACCTTCTTTTTTTGTGTTTTAATTTCAATAAATAGTACTGCTCAAGAAATTAATTCTGAAGTTATTACCAAAAGAATTTACACAACAAAACCACTTAAAAATAAACCGATTATTGATGGTGATGTTTCTGAGGCTGCTTGGAATGTTGTAGAATGGTCTACAGATTTTGTTCAAAAGACACCCAATGAAGGTGTTGCGCCAACGCATCAAACAAAGTTTAAAGTAATGTACGATGCTAAATATCTATACGTTGCTATTGTTGCTTTTGATGAAAATCCAGAATTAATTCAACAAAGATTAACAAGAAGGGATGGTTTTGCTGGTGATAGAGTAAACGTTATTATAGATAGTTATCATGATAAAAGAACAGCATTTGTATTTACAACTACTGCTGCAGGAGTAAAAGGGGAAGAAATTGCAACCCAAAATGGAGGTAATTGGGATGAAAGTTGGAATCCAATTTGGTATACAGATGCAAAAGTAAATGATAAAGGTTGGGCCGCAGAAATGAAAATTCCTTTTAGTCAATTGCGTTTTGGAAAAGCGAAAGAACAAATATGGGGCTTTAATATTAATCGTACTATTTTTAGAAAAAACGAACGCTCTTTGTGGCAAAGAATTCCAAATGATCAATCTGGATTTATAAGTGAAGCAGGAGAATTGCATGGATTGATAGATCTAGTGCCACAAAAACAATTAGAAATTCAGCCTTTTACAGTTTTACAATATGATAACTATGAAGCTGAAGCAGGAAATCCTTACAGAGATGGAAGTGATTTTAAAGTAAATGGAGGTTTAGATGCAAAAATTGGAATTACAAACGATTTAACTTTAGATTTAACAATCAACCCAGATTTTGGTCAAGTTGAAGCAGATCCTGGAGCAATTGCATTAGATGGATTTCAGATTTTTTTCCAAGAACAACGTCCGTTTTTTGTTGAAAATAAAAACATCTTCGATTTTAAATTTGCAAACGGTAGAGATAATCTTTTTTATAGTAGAAGAATTGGTAGAAATCCTCATAGAACTGCAAATTTAGCAGATGGAGAATTCTCTAAAGAGCCAATAAATTCAACAATTTTAGGTGCAGCAAAATTTTCTGGAAAAACACAAAATGGTTGGTCTTTAGGAGTTTTAGAAAGTGTTACGGCTAATGAATATACAGAAGTTAGGGAAGTAGATGGCGAAACAAGAGAAGAGATCGTAGAACCTTTAACAAATTATTTTGTAGCCAGAGCTCAAAAAGATTTTAACAAAAGAAATACTTTTATAGGAGGAATTTTTACAGCAACAAATAGAAATTTAGACGGTAATTTTTCAGAATTACATAAAGCTGCATATTCTGGAGGAATAGATTTTAGACATAATTGGAAAAATAGAGCTTATTATATTGAAGGAAATGCAATATTAAGTCATGTTTTAGGAAGCGAAGAAGCAATAGAAAATACACAGCGTTCTATTGCACGGTATTTTCAACGAGTAGATGCAACTCATGTAGAAGTAGATCCAACAAGAACCTCTTTAACAGGAACTGGAGGAAGAATTGAAGCAGGAAAACAAGGTGGAGGAAACTGGCGTTATAACGGAGGTTTTGTATGGCGTTCGCCAGAGTTAGAGTTAAATGATGTTGGTTTTTTAAGGCAAACAGATGAGGTAATTCAGTTTTCAAATCTTAGATATTTATGGCAAGTTCCAACAAAAACGTACAGAGATATTCAATTAAGAATAGAGCAATTTAATACCTATGATTTTGATGGAAATCATAATAGAACACAATATGAATTTCAAGGAAATATAAATTGGATTAATAATTGGTCGACAGAAATTGGTTTTGGTCACAAGCCAAGAATTTTTGGTAATTCATTTTTAAGAGGTGGTCCACGTTGGCGTTTTGCTGATGAAAATTTTGGTTTCTTATTTTTTGGTTCTGATAAAAGTAAAAAAATGAGTTTTACTTTGGGGTATGTTGATGGAGTTTCAAAAGAAAATGTAGTTGATTTTAAAAAATATGTAGTTCGTATGAATTATCAACCTTTCGATTCTTTTAATTTGTCATTAGAAACAGAGCTTGAAAAAACAGAAGACAAAACACAATATGTTTCAGAGCGCGATTTTGGAAATGAAAAAAGGTATATTTTAGGGAAGATAAATAATCAATCTTGGACAACTACTTTAAGAATGAATTATAGTATTAACCCAAATATGTCTATTCAATTTTATGGGCAACCTTATATTGCAAGAGGTAGGTATTCTAACTTTAATTATGTGAATAATCCTACTTCAGAAAGTATAAATGATAAGGTGATTTTGTATACTTCTAATCAGATTTCTGAAGGTTTAAATGCAGATGGAACTTCAATTTATAATATAGATGAAAATTTAGATGCTGCTTCAGATTATAGTTTTGAAAAACCCGATTATTCTTATGTACAATTTAGAACAAATTTAGTTGCACGTTGGGAATATATACCCGGTTCTGAGTTGTTTTTTGTGTGGGCTAGAGGAGGTGTAGGTGCTGGTGATTCAAGAAATTCGTTAACTAAAAGTTTTCGAAATCAAATCATAGACAGACCCTTAGAAGATACTTTTTTAATAAAAGCTACGTATAGATTTGTGAGGTAA